The following are encoded together in the Tepidiforma bonchosmolovskayae genome:
- a CDS encoding glutamate synthase subunit beta, which translates to MAKPTGFLEFPRETPKRRPVEQRVHDWLEVYEEFPLEKLKTQAARCMDCGIPFCHQGCPLGNIIPDWNDLVYRDRWRDAIDRLHATNNFPEFTGRLCPAPCEAACVLGINADPVTIKQVELEIIEYAWQAGWVKPQPAKHRTGKTVAIIGSGPAGLACAQQLARAGHEVTVFERDDRIGGLLRYGIPDFKMEKRFLDRRLAQMEAEGVVFRPGVNVGKDIDARELLEEFDAICLAGGATQPRDLQVPGRELKGVYFAMEYLPMQNRRNAGDEIPDDEFITAKDKRVIILGGGDTGADCLGTALRQGAREVLQYEIMPRPPASRPPEQPWPLYPNIYRVSSAHEEGGVRDYCIMTTRLSGENGRLTTLHAVRVEFVNENGRQVMREIPGSEFSEPVDLLLLAMGFLGPEKGGLLEQLGVQLTERGNVWADENKMTSVPGVFTAGDMTRGQSLIVWAIAEGRAAARGIDQYLMGETMLPIN; encoded by the coding sequence GTGGCTAAGCCGACCGGATTCCTCGAATTTCCGCGCGAGACCCCGAAGCGCCGCCCTGTCGAGCAGCGCGTGCACGACTGGCTCGAGGTCTACGAGGAGTTCCCGCTCGAGAAGCTGAAGACGCAGGCGGCCCGCTGCATGGACTGCGGCATCCCGTTCTGCCACCAGGGCTGCCCCCTCGGCAACATCATCCCCGACTGGAACGACCTCGTGTACCGGGACCGCTGGCGCGACGCCATCGACCGCCTGCACGCGACGAACAATTTCCCGGAGTTTACGGGCCGCCTCTGCCCGGCCCCGTGTGAGGCGGCGTGCGTGCTCGGCATCAACGCCGACCCGGTGACCATCAAGCAGGTCGAACTCGAAATCATCGAGTACGCCTGGCAGGCAGGCTGGGTGAAGCCTCAACCTGCGAAGCACCGCACCGGCAAGACGGTGGCGATCATCGGCTCCGGCCCGGCCGGGCTCGCCTGTGCGCAGCAGCTCGCCCGCGCCGGTCACGAGGTCACGGTCTTCGAGCGGGACGACCGCATCGGCGGGCTCCTCCGCTACGGCATCCCCGACTTCAAGATGGAGAAGCGCTTCCTCGACCGCCGGCTCGCGCAGATGGAGGCCGAAGGCGTCGTCTTCCGGCCGGGTGTCAACGTCGGAAAGGACATCGATGCCCGGGAGCTGCTCGAGGAGTTCGACGCCATCTGCCTCGCCGGCGGCGCGACCCAGCCGCGCGACCTGCAGGTGCCGGGCCGCGAATTGAAGGGCGTGTACTTCGCGATGGAGTACCTGCCGATGCAGAACCGGCGCAACGCCGGCGACGAAATCCCTGACGACGAGTTCATCACTGCGAAAGACAAGCGGGTAATTATCCTCGGCGGCGGCGATACCGGTGCCGACTGTCTCGGGACGGCCCTCCGCCAGGGCGCTCGCGAGGTGCTCCAGTACGAAATCATGCCGAGGCCGCCAGCCAGCCGGCCGCCCGAGCAGCCCTGGCCGCTCTACCCGAACATCTACCGCGTCTCCTCGGCGCACGAAGAAGGCGGCGTGCGGGACTACTGCATCATGACGACCCGCCTGTCCGGCGAAAACGGCCGCCTGACGACCCTTCACGCGGTCCGCGTCGAGTTCGTGAACGAAAACGGGCGCCAGGTGATGCGCGAGATTCCCGGCTCCGAGTTCTCCGAGCCGGTCGACCTGCTCCTGCTCGCCATGGGGTTCCTCGGGCCCGAAAAGGGCGGCCTCCTCGAGCAGCTCGGCGTTCAGCTGACCGAACGCGGCAATGTCTGGGCCGATGAGAACAAGATGACCTCGGTTCCCGGGGTCTTTACGGCCGGCGACATGACGCGCGGCCAGTCGCTCATCGTCTGGGCTATCGCCGAAGGCCGGGCCGCCGCCCGCGGCATCGACCAGTACCTGATGGGCGAAACGATGCTGCCGATCAACTAG
- a CDS encoding serine O-acetyltransferase produces MFENVREDIRQAVTWHAVPGVRRLFGPRAETIASILLSAEAQVVLVYRLQAWLRKQRVPLLPLLCRRLTMLMAGVSIGDRVEIGPGLLINHGHVVIDGTTRIGPYCSIAPFVTIGLNTGGPDASYDGPTIGRFVFIGTGAKILGPVTVGDNARIGANAVVLSDVPPNATAVGVPARVVEHEYPLGPARSPSADS; encoded by the coding sequence ATGTTTGAGAACGTGCGCGAGGACATCCGCCAGGCGGTCACCTGGCACGCCGTGCCCGGCGTGCGTCGGCTGTTCGGGCCCCGGGCAGAGACGATCGCCAGCATTCTCCTCTCGGCCGAGGCCCAGGTGGTCCTGGTCTACCGCCTGCAGGCATGGCTTCGGAAGCAGCGGGTCCCGCTCCTCCCGCTCCTCTGCCGCCGGCTGACGATGCTGATGGCCGGGGTCTCGATCGGGGACCGCGTCGAAATCGGACCCGGGCTGCTGATCAATCACGGCCACGTCGTCATCGACGGAACGACCCGCATCGGCCCGTACTGCTCCATCGCTCCCTTCGTCACCATCGGGCTGAATACGGGCGGCCCCGACGCCTCGTACGACGGGCCCACAATCGGCCGGTTCGTGTTCATCGGCACCGGGGCCAAAATCCTCGGGCCGGTGACGGTCGGCGACAATGCCCGGATCGGTGCGAACGCCGTCGTCCTCAGCGACGTGCCGCCGAACGCCACGGCGGTCGGTGTGCCGGCGCGGGTGGTCGAGCACGAATACCCGCTTGGGCCGGCGCGGAGCCCGTCTGCAGACTCCTGA
- a CDS encoding polyprenyl synthetase family protein has protein sequence MSSAGPLAHHLPLLDAALRAALADGPPELLRLSRYVMGWESTDGSPAAAGGKRLRPLLCMEVASACGAGPGDALPGAVAVELVHNFSLVHDDIQDRDLLRHGRATAWQLIGEAQAINLGNFLYTRGLRQLAGSRAPGAQVGLAMLFEAVERMVAGQWLDLAFESRSDVTEAEYLDMVAGKTGALLGAAAGIGAALAGAPPEQVERLRQWAERLGIAFQVHDDYLGAWGDASATGKSTSSDIVRRKKTLPVVLAMATGAGEELRELYRSPADDPAHTARIVQLLEQAGARERTRELANSLAREAEALLAATGLAAGAAERLHEFGRLIVERDR, from the coding sequence ATGAGCAGCGCCGGGCCGCTGGCGCACCACCTGCCGCTGCTCGATGCGGCGCTGCGGGCTGCACTTGCCGATGGCCCTCCCGAGCTTTTGCGGCTGTCCCGTTACGTCATGGGATGGGAGTCGACCGACGGATCCCCGGCGGCGGCCGGCGGGAAGCGGCTTCGGCCCCTGCTGTGCATGGAAGTGGCGTCCGCCTGCGGCGCCGGCCCCGGGGACGCGCTGCCCGGCGCGGTCGCCGTGGAGCTGGTGCACAACTTCTCGCTGGTCCATGACGACATCCAGGACCGTGACCTCCTGCGCCATGGCCGGGCGACGGCGTGGCAGCTCATCGGCGAGGCGCAGGCGATCAACCTCGGCAACTTCCTCTACACGCGCGGGCTGCGGCAGCTTGCAGGGAGCCGGGCGCCAGGGGCGCAGGTGGGGCTGGCGATGCTCTTCGAAGCGGTCGAGCGGATGGTCGCCGGGCAGTGGCTCGACCTCGCATTCGAATCGCGGTCCGACGTCACGGAGGCCGAGTACCTCGACATGGTCGCCGGGAAGACCGGCGCGCTTCTCGGGGCGGCAGCGGGCATCGGTGCCGCGCTTGCCGGTGCGCCCCCTGAGCAGGTAGAGCGGCTGCGGCAGTGGGCCGAGCGGCTCGGCATCGCATTCCAGGTGCACGACGACTACCTCGGGGCCTGGGGCGACGCATCTGCGACCGGAAAGTCAACCTCGAGCGATATCGTCCGGCGTAAGAAAACGCTCCCGGTCGTTCTCGCGATGGCGACCGGCGCAGGGGAGGAGCTCCGGGAGCTGTACCGTTCGCCAGCCGATGACCCGGCCCACACCGCGCGGATTGTGCAGCTGCTCGAACAGGCCGGCGCCCGGGAGCGGACCCGTGAACTTGCGAACTCACTCGCCAGGGAGGCGGAAGCGCTGCTCGCCGCGACGGGACTCGCCGCCGGGGCGGCAGAGCGCCTGCACGAGTTCGGGCGGCTCATCGTCGAGCGTGACCGATAG
- the dxs gene encoding 1-deoxy-D-xylulose-5-phosphate synthase: MAQLLDRIDSPRDLRALTYDQLQALAQEIRDFLVRTVDGIGGGGHLASNLGVVELSLALHRLFDSPKDKIIWDVSHQVYVHKILTGRKDRMHTIRQFGGLSGFADRKESEHDVFGAGHAGTSISAAVGMAVARDLKGEDFYTIAVIGDGAMTCGMALEAMNHAGHLGLHRLIVILNDNAMSISPNVGALSRNLNKLRVDPLYRNAKREIGELVEHLPLGRQVWEGAKRVKASVRDLLVPASFWEQFGFEYYGPIDGHDIRELEATLKAIKKVEGKPVLLHVLTEKGHGVPEAAADPIKSHSGTYWLKKTDPSAPPPRPTYSQVFAQAVQELIESDPRVVAITAAMLEGTGLAPVHARHPGRVFDVAIAEQHAVTFAAGLATQGIRPIAAIYSTFLQRGYDSVVHDVVVQNLPVVFAMDRAGFVGDDGKTHQGFIDISYMRCLPNMVVSAPKDERELRDLLYTGIQHNGPFAVRYPRGSGPGAPTNLPMQALPVGKGELLREGRDIALVGFGAPVTECLKAAELLAAEGIDAAVVNARFAKPLDEELLLGVAQTTAGIITAEENVRAGGFGDAVLELLADHGLADRYLGALAMPDAIVDHGPQATMRHLYRLDAEGIAAAAREALAGRGASRHAAAPTPSLA; encoded by the coding sequence GTGGCTCAGCTACTGGACCGGATCGACAGCCCGCGGGACCTCCGCGCACTCACGTACGACCAGCTGCAGGCGCTGGCGCAGGAGATTCGCGACTTCCTCGTGCGGACCGTGGACGGCATCGGCGGCGGCGGGCACCTCGCGTCGAACCTCGGCGTCGTGGAACTGAGCCTCGCCCTCCACCGCCTCTTCGATTCGCCGAAAGACAAGATCATCTGGGACGTCAGCCACCAGGTGTATGTCCACAAGATCCTGACCGGGCGCAAGGACCGGATGCATACCATCCGGCAGTTCGGCGGCCTGAGCGGCTTCGCGGACCGGAAAGAGAGCGAGCACGACGTCTTTGGCGCGGGGCACGCCGGAACGTCGATCTCCGCTGCCGTCGGGATGGCGGTGGCGCGCGACCTGAAGGGCGAGGATTTCTACACCATCGCCGTCATCGGTGACGGCGCCATGACCTGCGGCATGGCCCTGGAGGCCATGAACCACGCGGGGCACCTCGGGCTGCACCGGCTCATCGTCATCCTCAACGACAACGCGATGTCGATCTCGCCGAACGTCGGCGCGCTCAGCCGCAACCTGAACAAACTCCGCGTGGACCCGCTCTACCGGAACGCCAAGCGGGAAATCGGCGAGCTCGTTGAGCACCTTCCGCTCGGGCGCCAGGTGTGGGAAGGGGCCAAGCGGGTGAAGGCGAGCGTCCGCGACCTCCTGGTGCCTGCCAGCTTCTGGGAGCAGTTCGGCTTCGAGTACTACGGGCCAATCGACGGCCACGATATCCGGGAGCTCGAGGCGACCCTGAAGGCGATCAAGAAGGTCGAGGGGAAGCCGGTCCTGCTCCATGTCCTCACGGAGAAAGGGCACGGCGTGCCCGAGGCGGCCGCAGACCCCATCAAGAGCCACAGCGGCACGTACTGGCTGAAGAAGACGGACCCCTCCGCTCCGCCACCCCGGCCAACGTACAGCCAGGTGTTCGCACAGGCCGTGCAGGAGCTGATTGAGTCGGACCCGCGCGTGGTGGCCATCACGGCGGCGATGCTGGAGGGAACCGGACTCGCCCCGGTGCACGCCCGGCACCCGGGCCGCGTGTTCGATGTCGCCATCGCCGAGCAGCACGCGGTGACCTTCGCTGCCGGCCTGGCGACGCAGGGCATCCGGCCGATTGCGGCCATCTACAGCACGTTCCTCCAGCGCGGCTACGACTCCGTGGTCCATGACGTGGTTGTCCAAAACCTGCCCGTGGTGTTCGCCATGGACCGGGCCGGCTTCGTCGGAGACGACGGCAAGACGCACCAGGGCTTTATCGACATCAGCTACATGCGCTGCCTGCCGAACATGGTCGTGAGCGCACCGAAGGATGAGCGTGAGCTCCGCGACCTGCTGTACACGGGCATCCAGCATAACGGCCCCTTCGCCGTACGCTATCCGCGCGGCAGCGGGCCCGGTGCGCCGACGAACCTGCCGATGCAGGCGCTCCCTGTCGGCAAGGGCGAACTGCTCCGCGAGGGGCGGGACATCGCGCTTGTCGGCTTCGGCGCCCCGGTGACGGAGTGCCTCAAAGCGGCTGAGCTGCTCGCCGCGGAGGGCATCGATGCGGCGGTTGTGAACGCCCGCTTCGCGAAGCCGTTGGACGAGGAGCTGCTCCTTGGAGTCGCGCAAACGACGGCCGGCATCATCACGGCCGAAGAGAACGTCCGCGCAGGCGGTTTCGGCGACGCTGTGCTGGAGCTGCTCGCTGACCACGGGCTGGCCGACCGGTACCTCGGCGCACTGGCGATGCCGGACGCCATCGTTGACCATGGCCCCCAGGCAACCATGCGGCACCTGTACCGGCTGGATGCCGAAGGGATTGCTGCTGCGGCGCGCGAGGCCCTCGCCGGACGCGGAGCGAGCCGCCACGCCGCTGCACCGACGCCTTCGCTGGCATGA
- a CDS encoding sensor histidine kinase, with product MRLPPFFRSIRFRLTVWYSSLLLVFGVAFVVALNLAVRLDQPPVFELSRSSDVVYTPVRTGPAQAIIVPIETESYTLREVEDGIYSHSLDRLQYWSLVSVVGLALASGIGGYVLSGVLLRPVRDITQAASEISATNLSRRINYQGPRDELWALAETFDSMIGRLEASFERQRQFVQDASHELRTPLAAIRTNIEVTEMDPDATLEEYRELVATIKSQTERLTRLSEDLLLLTNEEGARVEREPVDLGAIAGDVIAELQPLAASRGVALRLDARADTEVLASPDLLHRCVLNLVDNAIKYSGEGATVTVRLLDAGPSGRVEVEDNGPGIPAEALPHIFDRFFRVDKGRSRREGGTGLGLAIVQELIRAMGGNVGVRSAPGTGSTFWIELPKAPAPGAEEPGRLRSSTLRWEPGRPA from the coding sequence GTGCGACTGCCGCCGTTCTTCCGGAGCATCCGGTTCAGGCTGACCGTCTGGTACTCCAGCCTGCTCCTGGTGTTTGGCGTGGCCTTCGTGGTCGCGCTCAACCTCGCCGTCCGCCTCGACCAGCCCCCGGTGTTCGAACTCTCACGCTCCAGCGACGTGGTCTACACGCCAGTGCGGACCGGCCCAGCCCAGGCGATCATCGTCCCGATTGAGACGGAGTCGTACACCCTGCGCGAGGTTGAGGACGGCATCTATTCGCACAGCCTCGACCGCCTGCAGTACTGGTCGCTCGTCTCGGTGGTCGGACTGGCGCTCGCGTCCGGAATCGGCGGTTATGTCCTGTCGGGAGTGCTCCTCCGTCCGGTGCGCGACATCACGCAGGCGGCGTCCGAGATCAGTGCCACCAACCTGAGCCGGCGGATCAACTACCAGGGACCGCGCGACGAGCTGTGGGCCCTGGCCGAGACCTTCGACTCGATGATCGGCCGCCTCGAGGCGTCGTTCGAGCGTCAGCGACAGTTCGTGCAGGACGCCTCCCACGAGCTGCGCACCCCGCTCGCGGCCATCCGGACAAACATCGAAGTCACCGAGATGGACCCGGATGCGACACTCGAGGAGTACCGCGAGCTGGTCGCCACCATCAAGTCGCAAACGGAACGGCTTACCCGGCTGAGCGAGGACCTCCTCCTGCTCACGAACGAGGAGGGCGCGCGGGTCGAGCGCGAGCCGGTCGACCTGGGCGCCATCGCTGGAGACGTGATCGCGGAACTCCAGCCCCTGGCTGCGAGCCGCGGCGTTGCCCTCCGGCTCGACGCACGCGCCGACACGGAGGTGCTGGCCAGTCCGGACCTCCTCCACCGCTGCGTGCTGAACCTGGTCGATAACGCGATCAAGTACTCCGGCGAAGGGGCGACCGTGACCGTTCGGCTCCTCGACGCGGGGCCCTCCGGGCGAGTCGAAGTTGAAGACAACGGGCCCGGGATTCCGGCCGAGGCGCTCCCGCACATCTTCGACCGGTTCTTCCGGGTCGACAAAGGGCGCAGCCGCCGCGAGGGTGGGACAGGGCTCGGCCTGGCGATCGTACAGGAGCTCATCCGGGCTATGGGCGGGAACGTCGGGGTGCGTTCCGCGCCGGGAACTGGCAGCACATTCTGGATTGAGCTGCCGAAAGCGCCCGCACCGGGCGCCGAGGAGCCCGGACGGCTGCGGTCGAGCACGCTCCGCTGGGAGCCCGGCAGGCCCGCTTGA
- a CDS encoding response regulator transcription factor has protein sequence MRVLVVEDEEAIAGAIERGLIKQGYEVDVARDGAEALEMAATTNYDVICLDLNLPRVDGIEVCRRLREERFPGGIIMLTARSSIRERIEGLDQGADDYLVKPFAFSELAARIRAITRRDGAMREPIIETRGLELDPNTNRCRRDGKEIHLTPKEFALLYYLARNEGRAVPQEELLEKIWDEHANPFTQTVKVHMNNLRRKLNEGFEEQLIETIRGKGYVL, from the coding sequence ATGCGCGTGCTGGTCGTTGAAGACGAGGAAGCAATCGCAGGCGCGATCGAACGCGGGCTCATCAAGCAGGGGTACGAAGTCGACGTGGCCCGGGATGGGGCCGAGGCCCTCGAGATGGCCGCGACGACGAACTACGACGTCATCTGCCTCGACCTGAACCTGCCGCGGGTCGACGGGATCGAAGTGTGCCGCAGGCTGCGCGAGGAGCGGTTCCCGGGCGGTATTATTATGTTGACTGCGCGCAGCTCGATCAGGGAACGGATCGAGGGGCTCGACCAGGGCGCCGACGACTACCTCGTCAAGCCGTTCGCGTTCAGCGAACTCGCCGCGCGGATCCGTGCCATCACCCGGCGGGATGGCGCGATGCGTGAGCCGATTATCGAGACGCGCGGCCTCGAACTCGACCCCAACACCAACCGGTGCCGTCGCGACGGCAAGGAGATCCACCTGACGCCGAAGGAGTTTGCCCTCCTCTACTATCTGGCTCGGAACGAGGGGCGGGCCGTGCCGCAGGAGGAGCTCCTCGAGAAGATTTGGGACGAGCACGCCAATCCCTTCACGCAGACGGTGAAGGTGCACATGAACAACCTCCGGCGGAAACTGAACGAAGGGTTCGAAGAACAGCTGATCGAAACGATCCGCGGAAAGGGTTACGTCCTCTAG
- a CDS encoding class I fructose-bisphosphate aldolase, which produces MVLAERPTRELSLSDIADILGDDARSLLEHRCEGIPASSLHLPGPDFVTRVWAQSDRSPQVLRNLQAILDHGRLGGTGYVSILPVDQGIEHSGGASFAKNPAYFDPENIVLLAIEGGCNAVASTFGVLGAVARKYAHRIPFIVKINHNELLTYPNKYDQIMFGTIKEAWNLGAAAVGATIYFGSEESSRQIVEVAEAFAYAHELGMATVLWCYLRNPGFKVDGVNHETSADLTGQANHIGVTIQADIVKQKLPEQNGGYKALNQKGSYGKFDERMYTKLTTDHPIDLTRYQVANGYMGRVGLINSGGASSGESDLKEAVRTAVINKRAGGMGLISGRKAFQRPMNEGIALLNAIQDVYRCEGVTIA; this is translated from the coding sequence ATGGTTCTCGCAGAACGCCCGACCCGCGAACTCTCCCTCTCCGACATTGCCGACATCCTCGGGGACGACGCCCGGTCCCTGCTCGAGCACCGCTGCGAAGGCATCCCTGCCTCCTCGCTCCACCTGCCCGGTCCTGATTTCGTGACCCGCGTCTGGGCACAGTCCGACCGGTCGCCGCAGGTCCTGCGCAACCTGCAGGCAATTCTCGACCACGGCCGGCTCGGCGGCACCGGCTATGTCTCGATCCTGCCGGTCGACCAGGGCATCGAGCATTCGGGCGGGGCGTCGTTCGCCAAGAATCCGGCGTACTTCGACCCCGAGAACATCGTGCTCCTTGCCATCGAGGGCGGCTGCAACGCGGTCGCGTCGACGTTCGGGGTGCTGGGCGCAGTGGCGCGCAAGTACGCCCACCGCATCCCCTTCATCGTCAAAATCAACCATAATGAGCTGCTGACTTACCCGAACAAGTACGACCAGATCATGTTCGGGACCATCAAGGAAGCCTGGAACCTCGGCGCCGCGGCGGTCGGCGCGACGATCTACTTCGGTTCAGAGGAGAGCTCGCGCCAGATTGTCGAAGTTGCCGAGGCGTTCGCCTACGCGCACGAACTCGGCATGGCGACTGTCCTCTGGTGCTACCTGCGGAACCCCGGTTTCAAGGTCGACGGTGTTAATCACGAAACCTCGGCCGACCTGACCGGCCAGGCGAACCATATCGGCGTCACCATCCAGGCCGACATCGTCAAGCAGAAGCTCCCCGAGCAGAACGGCGGGTACAAAGCGCTCAATCAGAAGGGAAGCTACGGCAAGTTCGACGAGCGCATGTACACGAAGCTCACCACCGACCATCCCATCGACCTGACGCGCTACCAGGTCGCCAACGGGTACATGGGGCGGGTCGGCCTCATTAACTCGGGCGGCGCCAGCTCCGGGGAGAGCGACCTCAAGGAGGCCGTCCGGACCGCCGTCATCAACAAGCGCGCCGGCGGCATGGGCCTCATCAGCGGCCGCAAGGCGTTCCAGCGGCCGATGAACGAAGGCATTGCGCTCCTCAACGCCATCCAGGATGTCTACCGCTGCGAGGGCGTCACTATCGCCTGA
- a CDS encoding winged helix-turn-helix transcriptional regulator — protein MADRFNDGFRSQVAFVTHTRDYRSADVLPSLARHGFTTTERPHDRETERLLAQFDPDLVVLAIDPRHDEDIALVRQVARACKAQVIVVAPGPHPHGLSLALEAGADVCLRDTDGPEMFHAQLGAMMRRKMAAQAEPEEEGPSTISVRDLVLDFDRCQAVRNGETIPLTPTEFKILAYLAKNAGKVVSPVEILRAVQDYTYSEREAQEIVKVYIRRIRRKVEHDPAEPSYIVNVRGFGYMLERRSNRRDVVRATEAA, from the coding sequence ATGGCGGACCGCTTCAACGACGGCTTCCGGAGCCAGGTCGCGTTTGTGACTCACACGCGCGACTACCGCTCCGCGGACGTGCTCCCGTCGCTTGCGCGCCACGGGTTCACGACAACGGAACGTCCGCACGACCGCGAAACCGAACGGCTGCTCGCGCAGTTCGACCCGGACCTCGTGGTGCTGGCCATCGACCCGCGGCACGACGAAGACATTGCGCTGGTCCGCCAGGTCGCCCGGGCCTGCAAAGCGCAGGTCATCGTGGTCGCGCCGGGCCCGCACCCCCATGGGCTGAGCCTCGCCCTCGAAGCCGGCGCTGACGTCTGCCTGCGCGACACCGACGGGCCCGAGATGTTCCACGCGCAGCTGGGGGCCATGATGCGTCGGAAGATGGCGGCACAGGCGGAGCCCGAAGAGGAGGGCCCCAGCACCATCTCCGTCCGCGACCTGGTGCTGGATTTTGACCGGTGCCAGGCCGTGCGTAACGGCGAGACCATCCCGCTGACGCCGACGGAATTCAAGATCCTCGCGTACCTCGCGAAGAATGCGGGCAAGGTGGTCAGCCCGGTTGAAATCCTCCGCGCCGTGCAGGACTACACGTACTCGGAGCGGGAGGCCCAGGAGATCGTCAAGGTCTACATCCGCCGCATCCGCCGGAAGGTCGAGCACGACCCCGCCGAGCCGAGCTACATCGTGAACGTCCGCGGATTCGGTTACATGCTCGAGCGGCGGAGCAACCGGCGTGACGTGGTGCGCGCCACGGAGGCCGCCTGA
- a CDS encoding sigma-70 family RNA polymerase sigma factor, translating to MRVLVRGSKKMQWPSVNQEPEPGGDAQPNRLSLEEQQRLVMQYAPLVRRVARTLPLEIPGLLEFEDAVGYGTCGLVEAVRRYDPSKGTNFHAYAVQRIRGAMIDAFRRMDRLSRTMRQKARDVQRAQSELEVLLGRTPTEAETAEHMGVSVEQYREATSHARWVTVSLDRMLERDDDGDSFPAAEMPTAEEDLDFTRSFEEKELYEELAKSVAALPERERLVISLYYVERLTMRDIAAVLQVSETRVSQLHAQAVKRLRRALLREAA from the coding sequence ATGCGGGTGCTTGTTCGGGGGAGCAAGAAAATGCAATGGCCGTCAGTCAACCAGGAACCTGAACCCGGCGGGGACGCGCAGCCGAACCGCCTATCGCTCGAAGAGCAGCAGCGCCTTGTTATGCAGTATGCGCCGCTGGTCCGCCGCGTGGCCAGGACGCTCCCGCTCGAAATCCCGGGGCTGCTGGAGTTCGAGGACGCGGTCGGATACGGGACCTGCGGGCTGGTCGAAGCGGTCCGCCGATACGACCCGTCGAAGGGCACGAACTTCCACGCCTACGCCGTCCAGCGCATCCGCGGCGCGATGATCGACGCCTTCCGGCGGATGGACCGCCTGAGCCGGACGATGCGGCAGAAAGCCAGGGACGTCCAGCGGGCCCAGTCCGAACTCGAAGTGCTGCTGGGCCGCACGCCGACCGAAGCTGAGACCGCCGAGCACATGGGCGTCTCGGTCGAGCAGTACCGTGAGGCGACCTCGCATGCACGCTGGGTGACGGTTTCGCTGGACCGGATGCTGGAGCGGGACGACGACGGCGACTCGTTCCCTGCGGCCGAGATGCCCACCGCAGAAGAAGACCTCGATTTCACCCGCTCCTTCGAAGAAAAGGAGCTGTACGAAGAGCTCGCGAAATCCGTGGCGGCCCTCCCGGAGCGGGAGCGCCTGGTCATCAGTCTCTATTATGTCGAGCGATTGACCATGCGCGACATTGCCGCAGTACTCCAGGTTTCGGAGACGCGGGTGAGCCAGCTCCACGCGCAGGCGGTCAAGCGACTGCGGAGGGCACTGCTGCGCGAAGCGGCCTGA